The genomic stretch GCCCGATCCGACGATCGCGGGCACCGCCACCCCGACGGAGGCCGCCAGGCAGGCGGCGGCGTTGGCCTGCAACCCGCGCGGCAGGTCGCGGTCTATGACGATCACCCACTTGACCGGCAACTTCTTGGTGGGCAGATCGGTGCGGCGGTCAAGCTCGGCGAGCACGCTCATCTACGGTCCTTTCTCCGAAGTTCTGACAGAAGAGTCACATCGACGCCGTCATTCCGCCAACAGAGAATGACAAATACCGAAGGAAATTCGGAGATCGGTGGGAGGATGGGCTCGTGGACGAACTTGATACGGCGATCCTCGTCGAGCTGCAGCGCGACGGCCGCCAGACCAACCGCGAGCTCGCCGAGCGCATCGGCATCGCGCCCTCGACCTGCCTGGAACGCGTCCGCTCGCTCCGCGTGAACGGCGTGATCGAGGGCTTTCACGCCGAGGTCAACCTCGACGCCATCGGCCGCCCCGTCCAGGCGCTGATCAACGTGCGGCTGCACCCCAAGATCCGCGAGGCCGTCGAAGGCTTCCGCGACTACGTCGCCGCCCTGCCGGAGACCCTCGCCGTCTTCGTCGTGTCGGGCGGCGACGACTTCATCATCCAAGTGGCCGTGCGTGACGCGAGCCACCTGCGCGACTTCGTGCTCGACCACGTCGCGCGCCACCGAAACATCGCCGACGTGCGCACCTCGCTGGTCTACGACCACATTCGCAAGACGTCGGTCGAGGTGCTCCCGCCGCAGGCGCCTTCCGGCCGCCGTACGGGCCGGAAACGTTAAATGGGTGGTGGCCGAATGGGCGGCGCGGTTACGGTCATGATCGTGCGAACCCGCGGCTCCCGTACGGCATCGACCGACGGCGAGGCGATGGTCACCGGGCGCCGTCCTCAAGCCCTCAGATGATCGCGAGCCGCGGAGTTCCACACATGGTCAGCGATCGGCGAAGGCGTCCAGCGCCGCGAAGATCTCCTTCCGCATCGTCTCGCTGCCGGTGTGCCCGGAGTCGTCCACCACGATCAGCCGGGCGTCCGGCCACGCCCGGGCCAGGTGCCACGCCGTGTCGGGCGGTCCGCCGAGGTCCAGGCGGCCGTGGATGAGGACGCCGGGGATGCCCGCCAGCCGCCCGGCCTCGCGCAGCAGCACGCCTTCCTCCAGCCAGGCGCCGTTGGAGAAGTAGTGGGAGCAGATCCGCGTCATCGCCATCACGGCGTCGTCGGGCCGGTCGCTGTAGGCGTTCGGCTTGCCGTTGGTCTCCAGGGAGATCACCGCGTCCTCCCAGGTGACCCAGTCGCGGGCGGCCTTCGCGCGGACGCCGGGGTCGGGATCGGACAGGAGCCGCGAGTACGCCGCCAGCAAGGCGAACGTGTCACCGCCGCGGTCGGCCTCCGGCACGCCCTGCCTGAACCGCTCCCATTCCTCGGGAAAGAACCTGCCGACGCCGCGGTAGAGCCAGTCGATCTCGAAGCGGCGGGTGGTGGTCACGGCGGGAATGACGATCTCCGACACCCGCTCGGGATGCGCCTCCGCGTAGGCGAGGATCAGCGTCGAGCCCCACGAGCCTCCGTACAACAGCCACTTGTCGATGCCGAGGTGCTCACGGAGCAGCTCCATGTCGGCGATCAGGTGGTGCGTGGTGTTGGCCGTCAGGTCGGTCGCCGGGTCGCTGGCGTGCGGCCGGCTGCGGCCGCAGTTGCGCTGGTCGAACAGGACGGCCCGGTAACGCTCCGGGTCGAACGTCTTCCGCATGTTGACCGAGCAGCCCGAGCCCGGCCCGCCGTGCACGACGAGCGCGGGCTTGCCCTCGGGGTTGCCGCAGACCTCCCAGTAGACGAGGTTGCCGTCGCCGACGTCGAGCATGCCGTGGTCGTACGGCTCAATCGGGGGATACAAGCGGACGGCTCCTCTCCACAGGGATATAACAGCACTTATATTAGCCCTTACATGATCCGCCTTCACGCCACCTTGGACGACGGGGCGGCCCAGGTGTTGCAGGAGCCCGGATCGCCGCTGGCGAACCCGCGCCTCATCCACGACTTGACGGTGGACGTCTTGCCGAACCAACGCCTCTCGCCGGGCTCGTCACCCTGGACGATGTCCAGCAACTCGTTCCAGTCGTTCGTGGTCCTGCCCTCGATCGGCCACACGCTCTTCATGAAGACGCCACCGAGGCATTCGGACTGCAGGCTCTGGCGACGCTCCTGCTCGTCGTACTCCGTCCTGTTGCGATAGCGCAATTTGTCGTAGGCGGCGGAGATGCCGACGAGCTTCTGCACGTGGTAGCCGTACAAGGAGGACGCCGTGTTGAACAGCCACAGGTCGTAAGGGTTGTCGAGCCATCCCTTGCCGAGCTGGAAGACCAGCGTGCCATTACGGCCGCAGTACCACGCCTGGGAGTCCTCCTTTCCTACGTCGAAACCGCAGTAGTTCTTGGGGATCCGGTTCATGTGCCGGACCTTGACCTTCTCGTAACTCAGGCCGGCGTTCGTGAGATGCTGCTCCCACGCCGTTTCCAGGCAGGCGACGACCGCGTCCAGATAGGCGCGGGCCAACGTGAGATTGTTGCGCTTGAGCTCCGATTCCGCGCACGTGGTCGTCGGCAGCGCACCTGCCTCGTAGAGCGGGTTCTTGGTGAGCTTGGGGTCTTTCACGGGGTACGCCGCCGCCGCGGTGGGGGCCATGACCGCGATAGATGCCGTCAGGACGCACGCCAATGCCGCGCTTTTTAAGAGTTTCACGACGCGTGAGAATAGGGCCCCGGCGGTCAAGAGTGCCAGGTCCAATTCGATCCGTTCGGCCAGCGTATTGTCGGTGCCGGGTTCTAGGCTGCTTGGCATGGCAGGCGGGTGGACGGATGCGGACGTCGAGCGGGTGCGTGATCGGCTGGCCGAGCTGGCCGGCGGGCTGCCCGGGGTGGTCGCCGAGGACTCGTTCGGGCACGTCGGGTTCATGCTGGGACGCAAGCGGATCGCCTGGTTGCTCATCGACCACCACGGGGACGGGCGGCTGACGCTGGCCGTGAAGGCGCCGCCGGGCGAGTTGGAGACGCTGATGGCGGCCGACCCGGCACGTTACTTCCGGCCCGCCTACGTCAAGTCGTGGGTCGGCGTCGACCTGCATGACGTCGAGCCCGACTGGGCGGAGATCGGTGCGCTGCTGGAGCAGGCGTGGCGGATGACCGCGGGCAAGCGCGCCGTGGCGGCGTACGACGCCGAGCACGCAGACCCGGATCGGGCGCACGACCACTGAGCGTGGTCTCCGATGCGGGCGCCAAACAGGAGCAACAATCACATTTCATCGCAGTAACCGGCGAACGCCCGGGGTGCGGCGTACCCTCGCGAATGTGACCCCCCTTCAGCACCCGCTGTCCCCGGCGCACGCGCCGGTCGGCGCTGCCGTCGAGGCTCGCACGCACTTAGCCACCGGCCTCGCCCCGCCTTCACCCCGCGACGCCCACTCGGCCCACGCCCCGCTGCCCGGCAACCTCCGGTTCGCTCCCTCCCGGCCCATCGACGTCAGGCCCGCACGCACGCCCCAGCCCAGAGGCGACTCGCCCGCCCCCACCTCCGGGCCTGGTAGCGCCCCGCCCGTCCCCGCCCTCACCCGGAGGGGCGCATGACAGCTCTGGGCCCGCGCGTGGTCCTGGTGCCCGACCTGGGCGAGGACCTGGCCCGCGCGATCGAGGAGTTGGAGCGACTGCTGCTGACGTTGAAGGCCGCCGAGGACGACGGCGCCACCTTGCCCGGCCCGCTGGCGAACGGCACGGCGCTGACCGCACTGCGCCGACTGTGGCGAGCGCTCGGGCCCACACAGGGACAGCGCGCCGCGGCCTCCAGGCTCGCGGGCCGGCTGTACGCGCCGGGCGGCCGGACCGAGCACGTCCCGCTGCGCCTGGTGGACGTCGACCCGCTCGACGTGGCGACGCTGTCGGCCGCCGCCGCCGCGCTCGGCATGGGCGCGGTGCGCGCGGGCGTGGTACGCGACGCGTTGGAGGCCGGCGGCTCGAATCTGTCGGGCACGGATCTGGTCGCCGCCGCCGCCAGCATCAGCGGCCTGCTGGACCTCGCCGACACGGCCGAGTCCATCGTGCTGCGCGAGTGCCTGGCCGCCGCGGGGCCGGGTGCGGACGTGGTGCTCACGCCGGCGGTCGAGGAGGCGTACCAGGCGACCGCGCACCGCCTCAACGCCATGTGGCACCGCCGCTGACCGCTGGGGACCGCGGCCTGCCGTGCCGCGTCCTCACGCACGCAGCACGCGTGGCCCATCCGGCAGCCGTCCCGCCAGCACGTCGGCGAGCAACTCGGGCAACCCTGGAGGCCGCAACGCCTCCCCGTCGGCACCGGCCAGATCTTCCAGGGACCACCATCGCAGCTCAATGATCAGTTCCTGTTCGCCCGGATCCAAACGGGCACGGCTGACGTCATCGGCACTGCCGCGATACCGGGCAAGGAAGTACCGATCTTGTTTGTGCACCGGCCGCCCGTTCCACGTCACCTGAACGTCCCGAATCCACAGGCACGGGCCCCACTCGACGTCCGTCAGCCCGGTCTCCTCCACCAGCTCCCGCCGCGCGGCGTCGAGGAAGTCCTCTCCTTCTTCGACACCTCCACCGGGCGGGATCCAGAACAGATCCCGTACGGGCGAGCCCGGCACCACGATGGCGCCGTCGTTCCGGTGCTGAATCAGAAGGACCCGCTCATCACGATCGAGCAGCACGATCCGGGCACCCCGTCGCGTTCGCATAAAGCCCAATCCCCCGAACTGACACAATGATCCGCATGACCGTATCGGACCCCAAAGCCGACCTCCACCGCTATTTGCAGATCGCCCGCGATGCCCTGCTATGGAAGCTCGACGGCCTTTCCGAGTACGACGTCCGCCGCCCCATGACCCCGACGGGCACCAACCTCCTCGGCCTGATCAAGCACGTGGCCAGCGTCGAGTTCGGCTACTTCGGCGACGTCTTCGACCGCCCGTCCGGCGAGCCGCTCCCCTGGTTCGAGGAGGACGCGGAGCCCAACGCGGACATGTGGGCGACGGCCGACGAGTCCCGCGAGCAGATCATCGCGCTGTACCACCGGGCCTGGGCGCACGCGGACGCCACGATCAACGAGCTGCCCCTGGACGCCGTCGGTCGAGTCGCCTGGTGGCCGGCCGAGCGCCGCGAGGCCACCCTGCACCGGATCCTCATTCACGTGATCACCGAGACCAACCGCCATGCCGGCCACGCCGACATCGTCAGAGAGATGATCGACGGCGCCGCCGGACTACGCGCGGACAACGGCAACCTGCCGTCCAGGGATGAGACGTGGTGGGAGACGTACCGGAACCGTCTGGAGCAGGCGGCGCGGAAGGCCGGCGAGACCAGGTAGACCAATCGCTTGCTTGGGCACTATCCTGGCCCCGTCACCACCGCCTACCGGATCCGGACGTGAGGTCACCGTGGTCGAGCAGCAGCAGTCCAGCGGCGGGTTCAAGGCACGCGTCAGCACCGCGCTGCGCCCGTTCTTCCAGTGGCTCGCGGGCACGAGGGGCTTCGCCCTGGTCGCGCCCAAGATCGTGCCGCCCCTGGACCGCCTCGTCAACCGGCTGACCGGCGGCCGCGCCCTCATGGGCGACCAGATGATCCCCCACCTGCTGCTCACCACGACCGGCAGCAAGTCGGGGCAGCCCCGCGAGACCCCGCTGGCCTGCTGGCCCGAGGACGGTGGCACGTTCCTCGTGGTGGGCAGCAACTTCGGCAGGGAGCACCATCCCGCCTGGAGCGGCAACCTCCTGAAGACCCCACAGGCCACGGTGCGTTTCCAGGGCCGTGTGATCCCCGTGACGGCCGCCCTGCTGACAGACGCCGAACGCGAGCAGGCCTGGCAGACCCTCATCCGCTTCTGGCCGCTCTACCAGGGCTACACCGACCGCTCCGGCCGCGAGCTACGCGTCTTCCGCCTCTCTCCGGACGCCCGCTAAGCATTACCGCGCCGTCGCCCACGCCCACCTGTCCGCGGCCGCCAATTTCGAGGTGTCGCAGGTCGTGGACCGGACGACCGGCGCGCACGGGGTCATCGCCAAGGAACACTTCACGGCCTGGCCGCCACCTTGATCGCTTGGCGTCGGTCCATGGCCCGGTAAGCGTCGGCGATGCCGGCCAAGGCCGCCTCCGCGGTGAAGACGGGCGATGGATCGAGCCGCCCGGCGAGCACGTCATCGATGAGCGCGTCGAGATAGACCCGGACCGGCGCCACACCCGCACGCAGCGCGACGTTGGCCCGGAAGAACCGGTAGAGATCCACCCGGGTGACGCCGTTGGGCACCCCGACCGAGCCGATCGTGCCGCCGGGACGCGCCACCGCCAGCGCGAGGTCGAGCGCCGACTGCCCGCCGACACACTCGGCCACCGAAACGGCGCCGCCGCCGGTGCGCTCGACGATCAGCGGGGCGGTCTGCGGATCGTCGGCGTGGAGGGTGTCGGTGGCGCCGAAGCGCCGGGCCAACGGCGCACGCTCGGCATGCCGACCGACGGAGATGATGCGTTCGGCCCCGGCCCGCCGCGCGGCCAGAACCGCGCACAAGCCCACCGCGCCATCGCCGATCACCACGACCGTCCCACCGCGCACGACCCCGGCAAGGACCGTGGCGTGGTGCCCGGTCGCCATGACGTCGGTCAACGGCAACAACCTCCGAGCCAGATCGTCATCGACGTCGGCCCTGACGGGGACCAGGGTCGCATCGGCGAACGGCACCCGTACCGCCTCTGCCTGCCCCCCGTCGTCGGCTCCACCCCAGAACCCGCCGCGCCGGCAGGAAGTGGGCAGGCCGTCCCGGCACGCCGGGCACCCGCCGTCCGCGAACGCGAACGGCGCCACCACGAGATCCCCCTTCCGCAGCCGTACGACCTCCGGCCCGATCTCCTCCACGGTCCCGATCCACTCGTGCCCCATCCGATCGCCGGGCGCGAAGGATTCAAGCCCTCGGTACGGCCACAGATCGGACCCGCACACAGCCGCCAGCCGTACCCGCACCAGCACGTCAGTGGGCTCGCGAAGCACCGGATCAGGCACCTCGACCAGCCGGATGTCACCCACGCCCTGCAGAACAGTCGCCTTCATGACCAGGAACGCTATGCCCCGCAGCCACCTTCGGGACATGCCAAAGTGAAGGCGTACAGCGCCTTTGACCATCGATGTGGAGACTTTCAGCCGTGAACACCGACGAACCGCCGGTTGTCGACCCCATTGACATGAAAATCATCCGCGAGCTCACTCGCGACGCCCGGACCAGCCTCGCCGAACTGGGCCGGCGTGTGTCCCTGAGCCGATCGGCGGTCGCCGAGAGACTCCGCCGGCTCGAGGACAGCGGCGTGATCCAGGGCTACACCGCGCATCTCGATCTGGCCCGGCTCGGCCTCGGCCTCCAGGTCCGCGTCGCGTTGCGCCCCCGCTACCGTTCCACGAAGGACGCGAATCACCTACGCCAACGCCTGCTGACCACAGCGTGCGTCTTGTCCTGTGTCCATGTGACCGGCCAGAACTGCTACGAGCTCACGATCGCCGTACGCGACGCCCGCCATCTCGAAACGGTGCTGGAGGAGCTCGGCACGCTCGGCGAGACCACGTCCTCTGTCGTGCTCTCCGAACTCGTCAACCCGCGCGACGTCGACGTCACCACCTGGGTCACACAGTGACGTGAGCGTTCATGGTCACTGTTCTGCAGCCCGCTTGAGTTCGCCGACCGGATACGGCGTGTGCTTGGTCTCGGTGATGAGGCGTTGGTGGAAGTCGTTCATGACGAGAGCCGTCCTGGCGTGCCGGTCGATGATCGCGGCCAGTGCGGACGGGACGTGCGCGGGCCGCGTGTCGCCCGCGATCCAGTCGCGGAGGAACGCCTGGTCGTGAGCGCCACCAGGGAGGTGGTAACGCAGAAGATGAGCCGCGGTGTAGTGCTGATCGTAGGCAAGGTGATCAGACAGGAACGTGGCCTCGCCTGCCGAGAGGTCGAATCGAGAAGAGAGCGCGAGCCCGAAGTCCGCGAAATAGATGCGGTGGCCGTCGGTCAGGACATTGTGGAAATGAGCATCGAAGTGGACGAGCCCGTTGGCGCTCATGAAGGCGGTCCCGCGGGCCAGAGCCCGCTCTGCCCATGCGTACGTGTCGCCGTCCTGATGGTCGCGCAGCCATGCGGCCAGCGTCTGCGGGATGTGCTCGAGGAAGAGCACCAAGCTGAGCGAGGACCGGCCGATGGCCTCAAGCCGCTCGCGCACGGCCGGGGAGCCTTCCCAGTGCTCGACCGCCCCCTCCACGCCCCCGAACTCGTCGGCGAAGCCCACCGGAGGGGAATCGGGCACGACCCGCCAGTGGTACATCAGCGGGAAGCCGTCGTAGATGTCACCGAGGACCCAGTTGGTGGTCATGGTGTGGGTCGCCAGCTCCCGCCAGGCCCCGAACCCGGCCGAGCCGATGCCGTACTGGTAGAAGGTGGGCAGGTCGAAGAGGTTGGCCGTCGAGCGGAGATGTTCCGGCCGGGTTTCAAGGTCCGTCAGCGGCACCCGCTTGACGAAGACCTGCCTGCCGTCGACCTCCAGCTCCGCCGATCTGCCGCCGATGCCGGCGCCGTGCGGCGTGGCCGCGTTCACGAGGTCGATGATCTGGCGGTCGCTGAGCAGCGCCAGTCGGGTGGAAACGGCCTGGTAAGCGGCCAGGCGTAGCGCGTGCGACATTCACGGCTCCCGGCGGCGGGCTATGAACACGTACTCGCGGCTTTCCTCGGTGAACGGCTCGCGCGCGAAGCCGCCATAGAGCGCCTCCAGCTCAAGACCGGCGACGTCGATCAGCCCGAGCCACTCGTTCTTCGTCCCCCACCAGAAGGAACTCGTCGCGCCGTCGTCGAGGACGATGTCGATACGGTTGTCGCCCACGGCATGACGGATCGTGTGCGGTACGGGTTCGTCCTGGTGCTCACCGTCGAGCCGCGCGGCAATGCGATGGTCGAAGGCGATGGCGTTCCAGGCGAAGCGTCCCCGCGGCCGGAGGGCCGCGGCGACACGTTCGAAGGTGCGGCGGCGGTCGGCCCAGGTCGGCAGGTGCTGCAGCGATCGGAACGGGCAGTAGATCAGCGCCGCCGGCTCGTCCACCGCGAAGTCACGCATGTCGGCCGCACGCAGGTCGAGCTCCACTCCTGCTTCGGCCGCCCGGGTACGGGCTTGGGCGAGCATCGCCGGCGACACGTCGATGCCGATGACCCGCCGGCCGGTTGCCCGCGCGACCGGGATCGCGACCCGCCCGTTGCCGACCGCGAGCTCGACCAGCGGCCCGTCCGTCTCGCGTGCGAG from Nonomuraea polychroma encodes the following:
- a CDS encoding Lrp/AsnC family transcriptional regulator → MDELDTAILVELQRDGRQTNRELAERIGIAPSTCLERVRSLRVNGVIEGFHAEVNLDAIGRPVQALINVRLHPKIREAVEGFRDYVAALPETLAVFVVSGGDDFIIQVAVRDASHLRDFVLDHVARHRNIADVRTSLVYDHIRKTSVEVLPPQAPSGRRTGRKR
- the pip gene encoding prolyl aminopeptidase, which produces MYPPIEPYDHGMLDVGDGNLVYWEVCGNPEGKPALVVHGGPGSGCSVNMRKTFDPERYRAVLFDQRNCGRSRPHASDPATDLTANTTHHLIADMELLREHLGIDKWLLYGGSWGSTLILAYAEAHPERVSEIVIPAVTTTRRFEIDWLYRGVGRFFPEEWERFRQGVPEADRGGDTFALLAAYSRLLSDPDPGVRAKAARDWVTWEDAVISLETNGKPNAYSDRPDDAVMAMTRICSHYFSNGAWLEEGVLLREAGRLAGIPGVLIHGRLDLGGPPDTAWHLARAWPDARLIVVDDSGHTGSETMRKEIFAALDAFADR
- a CDS encoding neutral zinc metallopeptidase; translated protein: MAPTAAAAYPVKDPKLTKNPLYEAGALPTTTCAESELKRNNLTLARAYLDAVVACLETAWEQHLTNAGLSYEKVKVRHMNRIPKNYCGFDVGKEDSQAWYCGRNGTLVFQLGKGWLDNPYDLWLFNTASSLYGYHVQKLVGISAAYDKLRYRNRTEYDEQERRQSLQSECLGGVFMKSVWPIEGRTTNDWNELLDIVQGDEPGERRWFGKTSTVKSWMRRGFASGDPGSCNTWAAPSSKVA
- a CDS encoding MmcQ/YjbR family DNA-binding protein, translated to MAGGWTDADVERVRDRLAELAGGLPGVVAEDSFGHVGFMLGRKRIAWLLIDHHGDGRLTLAVKAPPGELETLMAADPARYFRPAYVKSWVGVDLHDVEPDWAEIGALLEQAWRMTAGKRAVAAYDAEHADPDRAHDH
- a CDS encoding NUDIX hydrolase; the protein is MRTRRGARIVLLDRDERVLLIQHRNDGAIVVPGSPVRDLFWIPPGGGVEEGEDFLDAARRELVEETGLTDVEWGPCLWIRDVQVTWNGRPVHKQDRYFLARYRGSADDVSRARLDPGEQELIIELRWWSLEDLAGADGEALRPPGLPELLADVLAGRLPDGPRVLRA
- a CDS encoding DinB family protein yields the protein MTVSDPKADLHRYLQIARDALLWKLDGLSEYDVRRPMTPTGTNLLGLIKHVASVEFGYFGDVFDRPSGEPLPWFEEDAEPNADMWATADESREQIIALYHRAWAHADATINELPLDAVGRVAWWPAERREATLHRILIHVITETNRHAGHADIVREMIDGAAGLRADNGNLPSRDETWWETYRNRLEQAARKAGETR
- a CDS encoding nitroreductase family deazaflavin-dependent oxidoreductase: MGTILAPSPPPTGSGREVTVVEQQQSSGGFKARVSTALRPFFQWLAGTRGFALVAPKIVPPLDRLVNRLTGGRALMGDQMIPHLLLTTTGSKSGQPRETPLACWPEDGGTFLVVGSNFGREHHPAWSGNLLKTPQATVRFQGRVIPVTAALLTDAEREQAWQTLIRFWPLYQGYTDRSGRELRVFRLSPDAR
- a CDS encoding alcohol dehydrogenase catalytic domain-containing protein, which produces MKATVLQGVGDIRLVEVPDPVLREPTDVLVRVRLAAVCGSDLWPYRGLESFAPGDRMGHEWIGTVEEIGPEVVRLRKGDLVVAPFAFADGGCPACRDGLPTSCRRGGFWGGADDGGQAEAVRVPFADATLVPVRADVDDDLARRLLPLTDVMATGHHATVLAGVVRGGTVVVIGDGAVGLCAVLAARRAGAERIISVGRHAERAPLARRFGATDTLHADDPQTAPLIVERTGGGAVSVAECVGGQSALDLALAVARPGGTIGSVGVPNGVTRVDLYRFFRANVALRAGVAPVRVYLDALIDDVLAGRLDPSPVFTAEAALAGIADAYRAMDRRQAIKVAARP
- a CDS encoding Lrp/AsnC family transcriptional regulator codes for the protein MNTDEPPVVDPIDMKIIRELTRDARTSLAELGRRVSLSRSAVAERLRRLEDSGVIQGYTAHLDLARLGLGLQVRVALRPRYRSTKDANHLRQRLLTTACVLSCVHVTGQNCYELTIAVRDARHLETVLEELGTLGETTSSVVLSELVNPRDVDVTTWVTQ
- a CDS encoding protein kinase family protein; this translates as MSHALRLAAYQAVSTRLALLSDRQIIDLVNAATPHGAGIGGRSAELEVDGRQVFVKRVPLTDLETRPEHLRSTANLFDLPTFYQYGIGSAGFGAWRELATHTMTTNWVLGDIYDGFPLMYHWRVVPDSPPVGFADEFGGVEGAVEHWEGSPAVRERLEAIGRSSLSLVLFLEHIPQTLAAWLRDHQDGDTYAWAERALARGTAFMSANGLVHFDAHFHNVLTDGHRIYFADFGLALSSRFDLSAGEATFLSDHLAYDQHYTAAHLLRYHLPGGAHDQAFLRDWIAGDTRPAHVPSALAAIIDRHARTALVMNDFHQRLITETKHTPYPVGELKRAAEQ
- a CDS encoding class I SAM-dependent methyltransferase, with amino-acid sequence MTADVAFYVDLARETDGPLVELAVGNGRVAIPVARATGRRVIGIDVSPAMLAQARTRAAEAGVELDLRAADMRDFAVDEPAALIYCPFRSLQHLPTWADRRRTFERVAAALRPRGRFAWNAIAFDHRIAARLDGEHQDEPVPHTIRHAVGDNRIDIVLDDGATSSFWWGTKNEWLGLIDVAGLELEALYGGFAREPFTEESREYVFIARRREP